In Dromaius novaehollandiae isolate bDroNov1 chromosome 3, bDroNov1.hap1, whole genome shotgun sequence, the following are encoded in one genomic region:
- the GPR75 gene encoding probable G-protein coupled receptor 75 encodes MNVSGRLAAAAGAEKPPPGSLAPLLPLGGNGSAAAGPGEPREAVHAATLAACAALLALVFCLGSYGNLIVFLSFFDPALRKFRTNFDFMILNLSFCDLCLCGVAAPMFAFVLFFGSARGVPSAFCFTFHLAGSGFIIMSLKTVAVIALHRLRMVLGKQPHCTTSFPCTLLLTLLLWATSFTLATLATLKTRRSRLCLPMSSFASGEGRVILYFYVTDFICCVVVVSISYVMIAQALRRNAQVRKCPPVVAVDASRLQPFAGPPAAGAANGLQCTVPALYRNQSYSKPQHVQTHGYGKPLSQLPAPAASRLQLVSAVNLSAAKDSRAVVTCVVIVLSVLVCCLPLGISLVQDILSSSGGFVLYQFELCGFTLIFFKSGLNPFIYSRNSAGLRRRVLWCLQYVALVFFCCKQKTRLRAMGKGSLEVNRNKSSHHETNSAYMLSPKPQKKFVDQACGPSHSKESVLSPKASVGHQHYAQSSSTPMNTRIEPYYSIYNSSPSQEVSTPNSLQPVNSTFGFAKSYIAMHYHTTNDLVRDYDSASTKQIPVPSV; translated from the coding sequence atgAACGTGTctgggcggctggcggcggcggcgggcgcggagaaGCCGCCCCCCGGCTCGCtggcgccgctgctgccgctgggCGGGAACGGctcggccgcggccgggcccggggagccgcgggaGGCGGTGCACGCGGCCACGCTGGCGGCCTGCGCCGCCCTGCTCGCCCTCGTCTTCTGCCTGGGCTCCTACGGGAACCTCATCGTCTTCTTGTCCTTCTTCGACCCGGCGCTCAGGAAGTTCCGGACCAACTTCGACTTCATGATCCTCAACCTGTCCTTCTGCGACCTGTGCCTCTGCGGCGTGGCCGCCCCCATGTTCGCCTTCGTGCTCTTCTTCGGCTCGGCCAGGGGCGTCCCCAGCGCCTTCTGCTTCACCTTCCACCTCGCCGGCTCTGGCTTCATCATCATGTCGCTCAAGACAGTGGCCGTGATCGCCCTTCACCGGCTGCGCATGGTGCTGGGGAAGCAGCCCCACTGCACCACCTCCTTCCCCTGCACCCTGCTCCTCACCCTGCTCTTGTGGGCCACCAGCTTCACCCTGGCCACCCTGGCCACCCTCAAAACCCGCAGGTCCCGCCTCTGCCTCCCCATGTCCAGCTTCGCCAGCGGTGAGGGAAGGGTCATCCTCTACTTCTACGTGACCGACTTCATCTGCTGCGTGGTTGTGGTGTCCATCTCCTACGTCATGATAGCTCAGGCCTTGCGAAGGAACGCCCAGGTGAGGAAGTGCCCGCCCGTCGTCGCGGTGGACGCCTCCCGTCTGCAGCCCTTTGCTGGGCCGCCTGCAGCCGGGGCTGCCAACGGCCTGCAGTGCACTGTGCCCGCCCTGTACAGGAACCAGAGCTACAGCAAACCGCAGCACGTGCAGACTCACGGCTACGGGAAGCCCCTCAGCCAGCTGCCGGCCCCTGCCGCCAGCAGGCTCCAGCTCGTGTCGGCGGTGAATCTGTCCGCAGCCAAAGACTCCAGGGCAGTGGTGACGTGCGTCGTCATTGTGCTTTCTGTCTTAGTTTGCTGTCTCCCCCTGGGGATCTCTTTGGTGCAGGACATACTGTCCAGCAGTGGTGGCTTTGTTCTCTACCAGTTTGAGCTGTGTGGATTTACCCTCATATTTTTCAAATCTGGATTAAATCCTTTCATATATTCCCGCAACAGTGCTGGACTTAGGAGGCGGGTCCTCTGGTGCCTGCAGTATGTAGCCCTTGTCTTTTTCTGCTGCAAGCAGAAGACAAGGCTTCGAGCCATGGGCAAAGGGAGTCTGGAAGTCAACAGGAATAAGTCATCCCACCACGAAACCAATTCAGCTTACATGTTGTCTCCAAAACCTCAGAAAAAGTTTGTGGACCAAGCCTGCGGTCCTAGTCACTCCAAGGAAAGCGTGCTGAGTCCCAAGGCTTCTGTCGGGCATCAGCACTACGCACAGAGCAGCTCAACGCCCATGAACACCCGAATCGAACCGTATTATAGTATCTATAACAGCAGCCCTTCCCAGGAAGTGAGCACCCCAAATAGCTTACAGCCAGTGAACTCGACTTTCGGATTTGCCAAATCCTATATTGCCATGCATTATCATACCACCAATGACCTGGTACGAGATTATGATAGTGCTTCAACTAAGCAGATACCAGTACCGTCGGTGTAA